Below is a window of Pseudomonas monteilii DNA.
CCATGGCCAAGGTCGCCTGGGCACTGCTCACGCGTGGCACGATCAACCGGGCGCTGCCGCTGTGGTGGTGGGCCAGGGCCAGGGCCGCGCTTTCGGCGACGCCCCAGCAGCCGGTCGCACGCCAGGCAGCCGGTGAGCGATGCGTGAGCTGAGGTTCGAAGGCGTGCAGCGCGTGAGGCTCGAAGCAGCGCAAGGGCAGGGCAAGCCGTTCGGCGAGGGCGCGCAGTCCCGGCTCGTCGGCCTTGAGGGTGAGGCTGGCGAGCCCTGCCAGTCGGGCGACCGGCCAGCCCCGGGCCTGCAAGGTCTGCATCAGCAGCAGGGCCAGCTCATCGACCGAACAGCCCCGTCGGCAACCCAGGCCGACGAACAGCGGCGGGGCTGTTCGGTCGTGCGTCATCCGCGCTGACGACCGCGGTACAGCCAGGCGCTGAGCAGGCCGAGGGCTGCCCAGAACAGCGCGTTGGTGGCCCAGGAGGCCAGCTTGAACTGCTGCGCCAGCGCCTCGGGTGCCAGGCTTTCATGCACGTCGGGCTGCGGAGCGCCGATGACGTGAGGCAGCACCAGCAGGGCGAGCGCGATCGGCTTGAAGAGCCAGTGCCGCGTGAATGCCAGCAGTGCCAGGCCCACGGCGGTCGCGGCGGCGGTGCCGATCCACCAGGCCTGGCGCTGGGCCAGGTCTGCGGCAGCGGTACCGGGCAGTTCGGGGGGCAGGCCCAGGGTGGGCGCCAGGCAGAACACCGCAAAGCCCGCCAGGCCCCAGGCCAGGCCGGTGCGGACCCGGGCTGGCTCGCGCAGGCTGTAGAGCCCGGCCAGCAGCAGCGCGAAGCCGACGGCGACCACCAGGTTGCCGCCAGTGGTCGACAGCACACGCTGCCAGCCATCCTCGGGCGACCAGGCTTCGTCGTCATGCGTGTGCGCCGCCACGGCGCCCTCGGCGGTATGCACGTGGGGCTCGGCGTGCTCGTAGGTTTCTGCCTCGAGGATCAAGGGCGTGACCATCAGGCTTTGCAGCGCCGTCAGCAACAGGGCGGCGAGCAGGCCGCTGAAGGCGGCGGTGCGGGCGATACGCGTGATCATGCGAAAGGCCTCAGTGGCAGGGGAAGGCCGCGCTGTGGCGCGTATCGTGGGCGGCATTGTGGACCGCGTCGATGTGCGAGAAGCCGGCGAACCAGACCAGCGCCAGGCCAAGCAGGCCGGCACCGGTGGCGATGACCAGGCGCTGGGTGAGGCTGGCTGGCCGCACGAGGCTGGAAGGGGTGAGAGTCGAAGCCATGGACGCGTTCCTCTGCTACGGATGAGGGCGAACAGGCACGCGTCATGGGCCCTTCGAGCCCGTCGGCCGGTGCGCGAGCGCCAAGCGGCGCCCGAGGTCAGGCTCGGGGCGAATCCGGGATCATGCGACAGCGCCCGCCCACCGCGGGGTGTTTTCAGGCGTGAGGCCGGTCTCCGGGCTGACGAGCGAGAGCAGGCTCTCCTGGCACGCATCGCCTTCCCAGGCCTGAAGGGCCCAGTGGCACATGACGCATGGCTCGCATACCGTTGCGGGGGCAGCACCGGCCTTGTCGTGGCCCCGTGAAGAGCCCGCGACGCACCGGTTTCCCGTTTCACCCCGAGTGGGGCACCTTACGCAGACTCGTAGGAAAGCATGCGCGATCAGGAGCGTCAATGACCGCCTGAAGTGCCGACGCATCGACGAGGGGTGTCGGCGTTCGGCACGGTGGCGGTTGACCGCTTGCCAGGCACTGCGTAGCCTTGCCGGTTCGAGGTTCCTCGACTGCCACTTCAGCGTTGGCGTGCATGCGTCGCTCCAGGCCATTGGTCGTTCGACGCTGCATCCTTCGTCCGGCCGGATCGGGGCTAAGACGGGAACGCGGTCAAAGGCCGCGGCTGCCCCCGCAACTGTAGACACCCCAAGGACGACACGGCCACTGCGCGCGACGCGGGAAGGCGTCGTCCGGCCAGCTTCGGGCTGGCAGGGTGCAAGCCAGGAGACCTGCCTCGAGACGTTTGCGACTTCAACCGGGCGGGGTGTCCCGGTGGCGAGCCAGCCTGGCCAGAGGCCCGTGCTGTCGTCCCGCATGCCCGCCATCCTGCCAAGGGCATTGACATGAAAACACTGGCCAAGCTCCCCGTCACCATCGTCACCGGCTTTCTCGGCTCGGGCAAGACCACCTTGCTGCGGCACATGCTGGACAACGCCCAGGGCCGCCGCATCGCGGTCATCGTCAACGAGTTCGGCGAACTGGGCATCGACGGCGAGATCCTCAAGCAGTGCAGCATCGGCTGCACCGAAGAGGAAGCCATGGGCCGGGTCTTCGAGCTGGCCAACGGCTGCCTGTGCTGCACGGTGCAGGAAGAGTTCTTCCCGGTGATGCGCGAACTGGTGGCCCGCCGTGGCGACCTGGACCACATCCTCATCGAAACCAGTGGCCTGGCGCTGCCCAAGCCGCTGGTGCAGGCCTTCCAATGGCCGGAAATCCGCAACGCCTGCACGGTCGACGCCGTGATCACCGTGGTCGACAGCCCCGCCGTGGCCGCCGGCACCTTCGCCGCCTACCCCGATCAGGTGGATGCCCAGCGCAAGCTCGACCCGAACCTGGACCACGAGTCGCCGCTGCACGAACTGTTCGCCGACCAACTGGCCAGCGCCGACCTGGTGGTGCTGAACAAGGCCGATCTGATCGCGGCCGACGACCTGGCCAAGGTCCGCGCCGCGGTGATGGAAGAACTGCCGCCTGCGGTGAAGGTGATCGAGGCCAGCAGCGGTCGTCTGCCGCTCGAGGTGCTGCTGGGCCTGGGCGCCGAGTCCGAGGTGCACATCGACGGGCGTCGCACCCACCACGACAGCCATCATGACGGCGAAGGCGAGGACGACCACGATCACGATGCGTTCGACTCGATTTCCATCGACCTGCCCGAAGCGGACGAGCACCGCCTGCTCGATGCACTCACCACCTTGGTGGTCGAGTTCGGCATCCTGCGCGCCAAAGGGTTCGCGGCCATCCCGGGCAAGCCGATGCGCCTGCTGATCCAGGGGGTCGGCACGCGGTTCGACAAGCACTTCGACCGCGCCTGGCGTGCCGACGAACCGCGCCTCACGCGCCTGGTGCTGATCGGCCAGGACCTCGATGCGGCGCTGCTCGAAACGCGCCTGCGCCAGGCCCTGGGCGCCTGACCCATGCACCTGCTCAGGACCCAGCCCGGCGGCTTCGTGCCGGACGACAGCATCGCCGACCTCGGGCAGACGCCGGCCGAGCTGGTGATCCTGTGCAGCGGCGATTCGCACCTGGCGCTGTTGGCCGAGACCGCCGAACAACTGCCCGACGATTTCCCGTCACTGCGCCTGGCCAACCCCATGCAGGTGCAGAACCACGCCTCGGTCGACCTGTACATCGACCAGGTCCTGCGCCATGCCAAGGTGGTGCTGGTCTCGCTGCACGGTGGGGTCGGCTACTGGCGCTACGGTGTCGAACAGCTGGTCGAGCTGTCGCGTCGCGGCCTGACGCTCATTCTGGTGCCGGGCGACGATCGTCCCGACCCTGAGCTGACCGACCTGGGCACCGTGCGCGGCGCCGAGGCCGAGCGGTTGTGGCACTACCTGCGCCAGGGCGGTCGGCAGAATGCCCTGAACCTGTTCAAGTGCCTGGCCAGCACCTGGCTCGGGCGCGAGGACGCCTGGGCCGAACCCGAGACGCTGCCCCGTACCACGGTCTATCACCCTGCCCATGGCAGCACGCGCCTGGACACCTGGTTCGCCCACTGGCAACCGGAATGGCCGGTGGCGCCGATCCTGTTCTACCGCTCGCACCTGCAGGCGGCCAACACCGCCTTCATCGACCGCTTCTGCGAGCGCCTCCAGGCCGCGGGCCTGAACCCGCTGCCGATCGCCGTGGCCAGCCTCAAGGAGCCGGCCTGCCTGACGCAGGTCGAAGCCTGGCTGGACGAGGCGGGCGCCGAGGTGGTGCTCAATACCACCGGCTTTGCGCTGTCCAGCCCGGAGCGGCCGAGCCTGCGCCCACTGCGCCGCGACGTTCCGGTGCTGCAGGCGATCTGCGCCCAGGACAACCAGCCGGCCTGGGAGGCCAGCGAGCAGGGCCTCGGCGCGCGGGACCTGGCCATGCACATCGCGCTGCCGGAACTGGACGGGCGCATCATCACCCGTCCGGTCAGCTTCAAGGACCTGGCCTGGCGCAGCGAGCGCAGCCAGTCGGACGTGGTCTGCTACCGCGCCCACCCCGAGCGCATGGACTTCGTCGCCGAGCTGGCGCGGCGCTGGGTCGAGCTGGCACGCCTGCCCAACGCACAGAAACGTGTGGCGCTGATCCTGGCCAACTACCCGACCCGTGACGGGCGCATCGGCAACGGCGTCGGCCTCGATACCCCAGGGGCGGCGCTCAACATCCTTCAGGCGCTGCAGCAGCAGGGCTACCCGGTCGAGGGCCTGCCCGACAGTGGCACGGCGCTGGTCCAGGCCTTGCTCGGCGGCGTCACCAACGACCTCGAACACCTCGATCAGCGGCCCTGTGCCCAGAGCCTGGCCCTGGACGAGTACGCCCAGGCCTTCGCCGCGCTGCCCGAGGCCAACCAGCAGGCCGTGCTGGAGCGCTGGGGGCCGCCCGAGCAGGACCCGATGTACCGCGACGGTCGGCTGATGGTCGCCGGCCTGCGCTGGGGCCTGACCTTCGTCGGCATCCAGCCGGCCCGCGGTTACCAGGTCGACCCCAGCGCGGTGTACCACGACCCGGACCTGGTGCCGCCCCACGGCTACCTGGCCTTTCATTTCTGGCTGCGTCATGCCTACGGCGCCGATGCGGTCATTCACGTCGGCAAGCACGGCAACCTGGAATGGCTGCCCGGCAAGGGCGTCGGTCTCTCGGCACAGTGCTGGCCAGATGCGCTGCTCGGCCCGTTGCCGAACATCTACCCGTTCATCGTCAACGACCCCGGCGAGGGTGCCCAGGCCAAGCGCCGCACCCAGGCGGTGATCATCGACCACCTGATGCCGCCGCTGACCCGTGCCGAGACCTACGGCCCGCTGCGCGAGCTGGAACAGCTGGCCGACGAATACTACGAGGCGCAACTGCTCGACCCGCGTCGCGCCCGCGAGCTGCAGCGCGACATCCTGGCGCTGGTCAAGGCTAACCACATCGACCGCGAATTGCAGATCGAAGGCGCGCTCGACGACGCCGGCGTGTGGCTACCGCGCCTGGACACCTACCTGTGCGACCTCAAGGAGTCGCAGATCCGCGACGGGCTGCACGTGTTCGGCCAATCGCCTGAGGGGCGTCTGCGCCTGGACACGCTGTTGTCGCTGCTGAGGGTGGCGCGCGGCGATGGCAAGGGCGGCAACGCCAGCCTGTTGCGCGCGCTGGGTACCTGCCTGGCGCCGGGCTTCGATCCGCTGGACTGCGACCTCGGCCAACCCTGGGACGGTGTGCGCGACCCTTGGCTGCAGGCGCAGAGCGACGAACCCTGGCGCACCTGCGGCGACACCCGTGAGCGGCTCGAATGCCTGGCGTCGACCTTGATCGAGCAGACCCTGGCCGGTGGGCTCGACCTGCCGGCCACGTCGA
It encodes the following:
- a CDS encoding cobalamin biosynthesis protein CobE, giving the protein MTHDRTAPPLFVGLGCRRGCSVDELALLLMQTLQARGWPVARLAGLASLTLKADEPGLRALAERLALPLRCFEPHALHAFEPQLTHRSPAAWRATGCWGVAESAALALAHHHSGSARLIVPRVSSAQATLAMACHPIFAG
- a CDS encoding cobalt transporter, which gives rise to MITRIARTAAFSGLLAALLLTALQSLMVTPLILEAETYEHAEPHVHTAEGAVAAHTHDDEAWSPEDGWQRVLSTTGGNLVVAVGFALLLAGLYSLREPARVRTGLAWGLAGFAVFCLAPTLGLPPELPGTAAADLAQRQAWWIGTAAATAVGLALLAFTRHWLFKPIALALLVLPHVIGAPQPDVHESLAPEALAQQFKLASWATNALFWAALGLLSAWLYRGRQRG
- a CDS encoding cobalt transporter: MASTLTPSSLVRPASLTQRLVIATGAGLLGLALVWFAGFSHIDAVHNAAHDTRHSAAFPCH
- a CDS encoding cobalamin biosynthesis protein CobW produces the protein MKTLAKLPVTIVTGFLGSGKTTLLRHMLDNAQGRRIAVIVNEFGELGIDGEILKQCSIGCTEEEAMGRVFELANGCLCCTVQEEFFPVMRELVARRGDLDHILIETSGLALPKPLVQAFQWPEIRNACTVDAVITVVDSPAVAAGTFAAYPDQVDAQRKLDPNLDHESPLHELFADQLASADLVVLNKADLIAADDLAKVRAAVMEELPPAVKVIEASSGRLPLEVLLGLGAESEVHIDGRRTHHDSHHDGEGEDDHDHDAFDSISIDLPEADEHRLLDALTTLVVEFGILRAKGFAAIPGKPMRLLIQGVGTRFDKHFDRAWRADEPRLTRLVLIGQDLDAALLETRLRQALGA
- a CDS encoding cobalamin biosynthesis protein CobN translates to MHLLRTQPGGFVPDDSIADLGQTPAELVILCSGDSHLALLAETAEQLPDDFPSLRLANPMQVQNHASVDLYIDQVLRHAKVVLVSLHGGVGYWRYGVEQLVELSRRGLTLILVPGDDRPDPELTDLGTVRGAEAERLWHYLRQGGRQNALNLFKCLASTWLGREDAWAEPETLPRTTVYHPAHGSTRLDTWFAHWQPEWPVAPILFYRSHLQAANTAFIDRFCERLQAAGLNPLPIAVASLKEPACLTQVEAWLDEAGAEVVLNTTGFALSSPERPSLRPLRRDVPVLQAICAQDNQPAWEASEQGLGARDLAMHIALPELDGRIITRPVSFKDLAWRSERSQSDVVCYRAHPERMDFVAELARRWVELARLPNAQKRVALILANYPTRDGRIGNGVGLDTPGAALNILQALQQQGYPVEGLPDSGTALVQALLGGVTNDLEHLDQRPCAQSLALDEYAQAFAALPEANQQAVLERWGPPEQDPMYRDGRLMVAGLRWGLTFVGIQPARGYQVDPSAVYHDPDLVPPHGYLAFHFWLRHAYGADAVIHVGKHGNLEWLPGKGVGLSAQCWPDALLGPLPNIYPFIVNDPGEGAQAKRRTQAVIIDHLMPPLTRAETYGPLRELEQLADEYYEAQLLDPRRARELQRDILALVKANHIDRELQIEGALDDAGVWLPRLDTYLCDLKESQIRDGLHVFGQSPEGRLRLDTLLSLLRVARGDGKGGNASLLRALGTCLAPGFDPLDCDLGQPWDGVRDPWLQAQSDEPWRTCGDTRERLECLASTLIEQTLAGGLDLPATSNWQPVRDVLDALANEIAPRLDACGAAEMQGLLAALEGRFVPAGPSGAPSRGRLDVLPTGRNFYTVDVRNLPTTTAWRLGFASANLILERHLQDHGDHLRRLGLSVWGTATMRTGGDDIAQAMALMGVRPVWANGSQRVDDFEILPLSLLDRPRVDVTLRVSGFFRDAFGGLIRLFDAAVQAVAALDEPDDLNPLAAKVRAERQALQATGLDAEQATRQAGWRVFGAKPGAYGAGVQNAIDGRLWNDRADLAEVYLNHGSYAYGAQDEGTPARASFTQRLGQLQAVVQNQDNHEHDLLDSNDYYQFQGGMLAAAQTLGEGAVSAYHGDHSQADRPRIRTLKEELNRVIRARALNPKWIAGTKRHGYKGAFEMAATVDNLFAFDATTGLIDDHHYQGVADAYVLDPATREFLREHNPQALHDMTERLIEAQQRGLWASPGAYREALEEQLIAGEEEN